The following are encoded in a window of Mycolicibacterium tusciae JS617 genomic DNA:
- a CDS encoding N-acyl-D-amino-acid deacylase family protein, with the protein MAYDLIIRNGTIVDGLGGDPFVGDIAISDGVIAAVGSVGVSGTKEIDATGLLVTPGFVDLHTHYDGQAIWSDRMIPSSAHGVTTAVMGNCGVGFAPCRVEDHDVLVDVMAGVEDIPGVVMVDGLPWTWETFPEFMDALEARHRDIDVAAFLPHSPLRVYVMGQRGVDREPATDEDLALMRKLAAEAVRAGALGFASSRLTLHKTIKGQPIPSYNVDYAEIEAIARGVDDAGGGLLQFVPDLMAGDYEASLGAVFDVAGEVGLPVTFTLAIGNAGPPIHLDALTMVEKANANGGDVTGQIFPRPIGLILGLDLSGNPFVMYPSYQEIAGLPLGERVAEMRKPEVRERILNDTPSSDGHPLMFAAQAWDYMYPLGDPPNYEPAAEDSIGARARLRGVTPLEEAYDRLLDDDGHAMLLVTLANFRDNSLDTVAELIQRDDVVLGLGDGGAHYGMICDASFPTYLLTHWVRDRKSGRLSVARVIKELTSVPAGIGGLNDRGRLAVGYKADVNIIDADAMRLHRPTVKADLPAGGRRLDQTAEGYVLTMVSGEIISENGEPTAARPGKLIRGRQPAPA; encoded by the coding sequence ATGGCCTACGACTTGATCATCCGAAACGGCACCATTGTCGACGGCCTAGGCGGCGATCCGTTCGTCGGCGACATCGCGATCTCTGACGGTGTGATCGCCGCCGTCGGCTCCGTCGGCGTCTCCGGAACGAAGGAAATCGATGCCACGGGTCTGCTGGTCACCCCCGGGTTCGTCGATCTGCACACGCACTATGACGGGCAGGCCATCTGGAGCGACCGCATGATTCCGTCGTCGGCGCACGGGGTGACGACGGCCGTCATGGGCAACTGCGGCGTGGGTTTCGCACCGTGCCGGGTCGAGGACCACGACGTGCTCGTCGACGTGATGGCCGGCGTCGAGGACATCCCCGGTGTCGTGATGGTCGACGGGTTGCCGTGGACCTGGGAGACCTTCCCCGAATTCATGGACGCCTTGGAGGCGCGACACAGGGACATTGATGTGGCCGCGTTCCTGCCGCACTCCCCGCTGCGGGTGTACGTGATGGGGCAACGCGGTGTCGACCGCGAACCCGCGACCGACGAAGATCTCGCGCTGATGCGCAAACTCGCGGCCGAAGCGGTGCGGGCCGGTGCGCTGGGCTTCGCGTCATCCCGCTTGACACTGCACAAAACCATCAAGGGACAACCGATTCCGAGCTACAACGTGGACTACGCGGAAATCGAGGCGATCGCGCGCGGTGTGGACGACGCGGGCGGTGGCCTGTTGCAGTTCGTGCCCGATCTGATGGCGGGTGACTACGAAGCCTCCCTTGGCGCGGTGTTCGACGTCGCGGGCGAAGTCGGGCTGCCGGTGACGTTCACGCTGGCGATCGGTAACGCGGGACCGCCGATCCATCTCGATGCGCTGACGATGGTGGAGAAGGCCAACGCCAATGGCGGAGACGTCACCGGTCAGATCTTCCCGCGGCCCATCGGTCTGATCCTCGGCCTGGATCTGTCCGGCAACCCGTTCGTGATGTACCCCTCATATCAGGAGATCGCCGGGCTGCCGCTCGGCGAACGGGTCGCCGAGATGCGCAAACCCGAAGTGCGCGAACGTATTTTGAACGACACCCCGAGCAGCGACGGGCACCCGCTGATGTTCGCCGCGCAGGCGTGGGACTACATGTACCCACTCGGCGACCCGCCGAACTACGAGCCCGCAGCCGAGGATTCGATCGGCGCGCGCGCCCGGTTGCGCGGGGTGACTCCGTTGGAGGAGGCCTACGACCGTCTCCTCGACGACGACGGGCACGCCATGCTGCTGGTCACCCTGGCGAACTTCCGCGATAACTCGCTGGACACCGTCGCCGAGCTGATCCAGCGCGACGACGTCGTGCTCGGCCTTGGCGACGGCGGTGCGCACTACGGAATGATCTGTGACGCAAGCTTTCCTACGTATCTGCTGACGCACTGGGTCCGCGACCGCAAGTCCGGACGGTTATCGGTCGCGCGGGTGATCAAAGAGCTCACGTCCGTACCCGCCGGGATCGGCGGCCTGAACGACCGCGGCCGCCTCGCCGTCGGGTACAAGGCAGACGTGAACATCATCGATGCCGACGCGATGCGTCTGCACCGGCCGACAGTCAAGGCCGACCTGCCCGCAGGAGGCCGCCGCTTGGACCAGACCGCCGAAGGCTACGTGCTGACGATGGTGTCCGGAGAGATCATCAGCGAGAACGGCGAGCCCACCGCCGCCCGCCCCGGCAAGTTGATCCGCGGCCGCCAGCCCGCACCCGCGTGA
- a CDS encoding DUF2889 domain-containing protein, whose protein sequence is MPFVSDIRGPQQPVQTPATLVTGSLRRTSTIDTHPAQTGDSDVDLRARDVVAGQDGVEILGETLVRAHLCQRVIDDIGSTPRDGRLARLLGSRVGPGFRSSVGKLLPGEAQRASRLNLLLDDWVGAALVSGYSVQHAAITLGVEETLPAGTADRMAGICAGFAPEASLIGYARRKDTIPSVHGPPAPPLAGLHPVDPLRAHGMRRFRLLDVEPAEANSANFFAHFRDSHLDGEGVETIVHEYTVAGSVDTSTRTIASVAANVRVLPWQECPSAIASAERISGMTLSELRERIRVEFVGTSTCTHLNDTLRGIADLDALLDLRAGL, encoded by the coding sequence ATGCCATTCGTCTCGGACATCAGGGGCCCGCAGCAGCCCGTCCAGACACCGGCGACGCTGGTCACCGGTTCACTTCGCCGGACCAGCACCATCGACACGCATCCCGCGCAGACCGGCGACTCCGACGTCGACCTGAGGGCGCGCGATGTGGTCGCGGGACAGGACGGCGTCGAGATTCTCGGGGAGACCTTGGTTCGCGCACATCTCTGCCAGCGCGTCATCGACGACATCGGCTCCACGCCGCGCGACGGGCGCCTGGCCCGGCTGCTCGGCAGTCGGGTCGGGCCGGGGTTCCGCTCGTCGGTCGGCAAGCTGCTTCCCGGCGAGGCGCAGCGTGCGAGCAGGCTGAACCTTCTGCTCGACGACTGGGTCGGTGCGGCCCTGGTTTCGGGCTACTCGGTGCAGCACGCGGCGATCACCCTGGGAGTCGAGGAGACGTTGCCTGCCGGCACCGCCGACAGGATGGCGGGTATCTGCGCGGGGTTCGCCCCGGAGGCCTCGCTCATCGGTTACGCGCGGCGCAAGGACACCATCCCCTCCGTGCACGGTCCTCCTGCGCCGCCGCTGGCTGGTCTTCACCCGGTGGACCCGCTGCGTGCGCACGGTATGCGGCGGTTCCGGCTGCTCGATGTCGAGCCCGCGGAGGCGAATTCCGCGAATTTCTTTGCACACTTTCGGGATTCACACCTTGACGGTGAAGGTGTCGAGACGATCGTTCACGAATACACCGTCGCGGGTTCGGTGGATACGTCGACGCGCACCATCGCCTCGGTCGCCGCGAACGTCCGGGTGCTGCCGTGGCAGGAGTGCCCCAGCGCCATCGCCAGTGCCGAGCGGATCAGCGGAATGACATTGTCCGAACTGCGTGAGCGCATCCGTGTCGAGTTCGTCGGCACCAGCACGTGCACGCACCTCAATGACACGCTGCGCGGTATCGCCGATCTCGATGCGCTACTGGACCTGCGCGCCGGTCTCTAG
- a CDS encoding mycothiol transferase, translating to MASSDEAIRALLRDSFTRLIEHVEGLTDGLTDEIAFFRPTADANSISWLIWHSARQHDLQLANIAGTEQVWFRDGWVDRFGLDLPRDAMGYGDGPDEVGRVRASADLLAGYYHGVHKATLEYISSVTPEELSRVVDEHWDPPVTAGVRLVSIVDDSAQHLGQAAYVRGIA from the coding sequence ATGGCTAGCTCTGATGAGGCGATTCGCGCACTGCTCCGGGACTCCTTCACGAGGCTGATCGAGCACGTCGAAGGACTGACCGATGGGCTGACCGACGAGATCGCGTTCTTCCGGCCGACCGCTGATGCCAACAGCATTTCGTGGCTGATCTGGCACAGCGCCCGACAGCACGACCTCCAGCTGGCCAATATCGCGGGCACCGAACAGGTCTGGTTCCGCGACGGCTGGGTCGACCGTTTCGGCCTCGATCTGCCGCGCGACGCGATGGGTTACGGCGACGGCCCCGACGAGGTCGGCCGGGTGCGCGCATCAGCGGATCTGCTGGCCGGCTACTACCACGGTGTGCACAAGGCCACCCTCGAGTACATCTCCTCGGTCACGCCTGAGGAGTTGAGTCGCGTGGTCGACGAACACTGGGACCCGCCGGTGACGGCCGGCGTGCGCTTGGTGAGCATCGTCGATGACAGCGCACAGCACCTGGGCCAGGCGGCCTACGTGCGCGGCATTGCATGA
- a CDS encoding enoyl-CoA hydratase/isomerase family protein, with the protein MTAETERLWRVKFDNPPINLVTPEMLVELPQLIDQMAAATQLRVVVFESANPDYFLNHYDTSRVAETPKDLGVTGYPLVIDSNVRLSRVPVVSIAKIRGRLRGVGNELVQAMDMRFASRLALLGQPETANGNLPGGGGLEHLPLLLGRARALEVALSSDDYPGALAERYGWVNRAVEDSELDGLVDTLARRIASFDKESIAAVKHQINRYTLPSADDIKSSSDIYFDSFGWPGSKRRLPAALAAGRNQAGDYEMRLGYYLGRQEGRQDD; encoded by the coding sequence GTGACTGCCGAGACCGAGCGGTTGTGGCGGGTCAAGTTCGACAACCCGCCGATCAATCTGGTCACCCCCGAGATGCTCGTCGAGTTGCCGCAGCTGATCGACCAGATGGCAGCGGCGACCCAGTTGCGGGTGGTGGTGTTCGAATCGGCCAACCCGGATTATTTCTTGAATCACTACGACACTTCACGGGTAGCCGAGACGCCCAAAGACCTTGGAGTGACTGGCTATCCGCTGGTCATCGACTCCAATGTCCGCCTGTCTCGCGTGCCTGTGGTGTCGATCGCCAAGATTCGCGGCCGGCTGCGCGGTGTGGGCAACGAGTTGGTCCAGGCGATGGACATGCGCTTCGCCAGTCGGCTCGCGCTGCTCGGCCAGCCGGAAACCGCGAATGGGAACCTGCCGGGCGGTGGTGGGTTGGAACACCTGCCGCTTCTACTCGGCCGAGCGCGGGCATTAGAGGTCGCGCTATCCAGCGACGACTATCCGGGTGCGCTGGCCGAGCGGTACGGGTGGGTCAACCGCGCCGTCGAGGACAGCGAGCTGGACGGGCTGGTGGACACCTTGGCCCGGCGGATCGCGTCCTTCGATAAAGAATCCATCGCCGCGGTCAAACATCAAATCAACCGGTACACGTTGCCGTCGGCAGACGACATCAAATCGTCCTCCGACATCTACTTCGACTCCTTCGGTTGGCCCGGCTCCAAAAGACGGCTCCCTGCCGCACTGGCTGCCGGACGCAACCAGGCCGGCGACTACGAGATGCGTCTCGGCTATTACCTCGGTCGCCAGGAAGGCCGTCAAGACGATTGA
- a CDS encoding VOC family protein: MIDHFGINCANWEESKAFYDKVLGALGYTRQMDYQVAIGYGTEGKPDFWIADMSAGEAAGPNREVHFAFHAPGTDAVQAFYDAALEAGAESLHAPRIWPEYHPGYFGAFVRDPDGNNIEAVFHGAHPQG, translated from the coding sequence GTGATTGACCACTTCGGAATCAACTGTGCGAACTGGGAAGAATCCAAGGCGTTCTACGACAAGGTCCTCGGCGCGCTCGGATACACCCGTCAAATGGACTATCAGGTGGCCATCGGTTACGGCACGGAGGGCAAGCCCGATTTCTGGATCGCCGACATGAGCGCGGGCGAGGCGGCAGGGCCCAACCGGGAGGTGCACTTCGCATTCCATGCCCCCGGCACCGATGCCGTCCAGGCGTTCTATGACGCTGCCCTCGAGGCGGGCGCCGAATCCCTGCACGCGCCGCGGATATGGCCGGAGTATCACCCCGGCTACTTCGGCGCATTCGTGCGTGACCCCGACGGCAACAACATCGAGGCCGTTTTCCACGGCGCGCATCCGCAGGGCTGA
- a CDS encoding aldehyde dehydrogenase family protein → MTATPEVKLPPESQASTIRSPATGAVAGTVRWTDPADVPRVAAGLRRAQREWEARGAKGRAKVLARFAVWMGEHRDEIEQLLIAETGKSATDAAQEVPLLIMIASYYIKTMEKSLAPEARPASLPFLNIKKVTVHYRPRPIVAIVAPWNYPVANLLMDGIAALAAGCAVLLKPSERTPLTAELLLRGWADSGAPEVMAVVQGAREAVEAVVDNADYVQFTGSSATGAKVAERAARSLTPISLELGGKDPLIVLEDADVDLAAHAAVWGAFFNAGQTCVSVERVYALEPVYDEFVAAVVRDVKNLKMGAGDGHDFGALIDDTQLAVTERHVADAVTKGAKVLTGGKRAAGSGSFYEPTVLVDVDHSMDCMTEETFGPTLPIMKVSTVAEAVRLANDSPYGLSASVFSKDIDRAKDVAVELDCGAVNINDVISNLMCTTAPMGGWKTSGIGARFGGADGVRKFCRQEVVVAPRTNVGAGGNYYNNSLRALKRMNTMMTKLALIRPKRTAK, encoded by the coding sequence ATGACCGCAACACCCGAAGTAAAGCTGCCCCCGGAATCGCAAGCCAGCACCATCCGCAGCCCCGCGACCGGTGCCGTGGCCGGGACCGTGCGGTGGACCGACCCAGCCGATGTGCCGCGCGTCGCGGCAGGCCTGCGTCGGGCGCAACGCGAATGGGAGGCCCGCGGCGCCAAAGGCCGCGCCAAGGTGCTGGCCCGCTTCGCCGTGTGGATGGGCGAGCACCGCGACGAGATCGAACAGCTACTGATCGCCGAGACCGGCAAGTCGGCGACCGACGCCGCCCAAGAGGTGCCGCTGCTCATCATGATCGCCTCGTACTACATCAAGACGATGGAAAAGTCGCTGGCGCCCGAGGCCCGGCCTGCGTCGCTGCCCTTCCTCAACATCAAGAAGGTGACGGTGCACTACCGGCCGCGCCCCATCGTGGCCATCGTCGCGCCGTGGAACTACCCCGTCGCCAACCTTTTGATGGACGGCATCGCCGCGTTGGCCGCGGGATGCGCGGTCCTGCTCAAGCCCTCTGAGCGCACCCCGCTCACCGCAGAACTGCTGTTGCGCGGCTGGGCCGACTCGGGCGCACCAGAGGTCATGGCGGTAGTTCAGGGTGCCAGGGAGGCTGTCGAGGCCGTCGTCGACAACGCCGACTACGTCCAGTTCACCGGCTCGTCCGCGACCGGTGCGAAGGTGGCCGAGCGCGCCGCCCGCAGCCTGACCCCGATCAGCCTGGAACTCGGCGGCAAGGATCCGCTGATCGTGCTCGAGGACGCCGACGTCGACCTGGCGGCCCACGCCGCGGTCTGGGGCGCGTTCTTCAACGCCGGCCAGACGTGTGTGTCCGTCGAGCGGGTGTACGCGCTCGAACCGGTCTACGACGAGTTCGTCGCCGCCGTCGTGCGTGACGTCAAGAACCTGAAGATGGGCGCGGGCGATGGGCACGACTTCGGCGCGCTGATCGACGACACCCAGCTCGCCGTGACGGAGCGCCATGTGGCCGACGCCGTCACCAAGGGCGCCAAGGTGCTCACCGGCGGCAAACGGGCGGCCGGGTCCGGTAGCTTCTACGAGCCGACGGTGCTCGTCGACGTCGACCACTCGATGGATTGCATGACGGAGGAGACCTTCGGTCCCACGCTTCCCATCATGAAGGTCTCCACTGTTGCCGAAGCAGTGCGGTTGGCGAACGACAGCCCGTACGGCCTCAGTGCATCGGTGTTCTCAAAGGACATTGACCGTGCAAAAGACGTTGCGGTGGAACTGGATTGCGGTGCAGTCAACATCAACGACGTGATCTCGAACCTGATGTGCACCACCGCGCCGATGGGTGGCTGGAAGACTTCGGGCATCGGAGCCCGCTTCGGCGGTGCCGACGGCGTGCGCAAGTTCTGCCGTCAGGAGGTCGTGGTCGCGCCCCGCACCAACGTGGGCGCGGGTGGCAACTACTACAACAACTCGCTGCGGGCGCTCAAGCGGATGAACACAATGATGACCAAGCTGGCGCTGATCCGGCCCAAGCGCACCGCCAAGTAA